One region of Chlorobiota bacterium genomic DNA includes:
- a CDS encoding T9SS type A sorting domain-containing protein, whose protein sequence is MNAPVSIPTRQHAAAILTLLLVAGGLRAQTIDVPWQVIGTGGATGLANNQHAISFTLGQPIVGQISGAGSGLANTFYQGFWLPIPKTSSVDAPAARGLAAATLRAAPNPFGASTTITCRLESAGRINAVIFDLLGRPVRRLMSSEMADAGSHTISWDGTDEQGEEVPAGHYLCQLQTDNSAGERIIGSVMIQHL, encoded by the coding sequence ATGAACGCTCCTGTTTCCATTCCAACCAGACAGCACGCTGCGGCAATCCTGACACTGCTGCTTGTTGCTGGCGGCCTTCGCGCACAGACCATTGACGTTCCGTGGCAAGTGATCGGCACCGGTGGTGCGACCGGCCTTGCCAATAACCAGCACGCCATTTCCTTCACGCTTGGCCAACCGATTGTTGGCCAAATCAGCGGCGCGGGATCGGGGCTTGCCAACACCTTCTATCAAGGATTCTGGCTGCCGATTCCAAAAACATCATCGGTGGATGCGCCAGCGGCACGGGGCCTTGCTGCGGCAACCCTTCGCGCCGCGCCGAACCCGTTCGGAGCCAGCACCACAATCACCTGCCGGCTGGAATCTGCCGGGCGGATCAACGCCGTCATCTTCGATCTTCTTGGCCGCCCGGTGCGGCGGCTGATGTCGTCGGAAATGGCGGACGCAGGAAGCCACACGATTTCGTGGGACGGAACCGATGAGCAGGGGGAAGAAGTTCCCGCCGGGCACTACCTGTGCCAGCTGCAAACCGACAACTCCGCAGGGGAACGCATCATCGGGTCGGTAATGATCCAGCACTTGTAG